AATATCAAGTGATTTTTTGATCAGGTCTAGTGGAATATTTTGTTTTTCAGCTTCTTGCTCTGTCCAGCGACCGGTTAGATTTTCGCCAATTTCACCACTAATATTTTTTAGTTCTTGGTCTTCTTTGAAAATTTCTACTGACAAATTTAAAATCCATGATCGGATAATTGAACCATGATTCCAAACAGATGCTATTTTTTCTAAATCTAAATTTTTGTAATGACCATTTTTTAATAAATTAAAACCTTCTCCATAAGCTTGCAAAAGTGCGTATTCGATTCCATTGTGTACCATTTTCACATAATGTCCTGCGCCTGCAGGTCCAATATGTTCGTAACCATTTTTTGCTGTTATTGCTTGAAATATGGGTTTTAACTTTTCAAAAATATTTTGATCGCCGCCGACCATGAGTGAAAAACCGTTTTCTCTGCCGTGTAAACCGCCGGAAGTTCCGCAATCAACGAAATTAATTTGATGTTTTTTTAGAAAGTTATAACGACGAATTGAGTCTTCAAAGTTGCTGTTTCCGCCGTCGATGATTATTGAATCTTTTTTTAAATGAGGTAGTAATTTTTCAATTGTTTCGTCGACAATTTTACCAGCAGGAACCATTAACCAAATGATATCTACTTTTTGAGATATTGCTTCTATTTTTGATGAAAATTCTATTTTTAGTTCGGCAGCAATATTTTTCGCATTTTCGGATGGGTCAAATGCCAAAATATTAATATTTGCTTTTTGTAGTCGGTAAGCGATAGCGCTTCCCATTCTTCCTAAACCAATTAATCCAATTTTCATGATCTCCACCTTACAATTTTATTTGGTTCTAATTTTTCAATTTCTTTTGGACCAGAGCTTTCTTTTTCATAAAAATATAATTTTTCTGATAATTTTTTAATCTCTTGAACAATTCTCCAGGATTCTTCGATTTCATCTTCTTGCAAAAAGAAAGATTGATCACCTGACATCACATCTGAAAGTAAAATTTCATAAGCTTGAAAGCTATTAGGACCGAAAAGGCATTCATGACAAAAGTCCATTTTTACAGGAATTACTTCATTAGTTCCAGGAACTTTTGAGTTTAATTCAAGGAAAAATCCTGCATCAGGTTGTATTTTGATTGTTAAATAGTTGGAATCGGAAGGACAGCATTTACTCAGTAAGCATTTTACCATTTTGAAGCGAATGTGAATTGCAGATTCTTTATTACTTAAAAACTTTCCTGTTTTGAGATAGAAGGGAACATTTTTCCATCTTTTGTTGTTAATGTGCAGAGCGATAGCTGCGAATGTTTCTGTGGCTGAATCTGGATTTACGCCATCTTCTGATCTGTAACCAAGGTATTGTCCCAAAATAGTGGAATATGGTTTTATCTTTTTTAATACTTTTATTTTGGCATTGTGTATGAATTTTCCGCTTAGTTGCTTTGGTGTTTCCATAGCGATTAAACTTAAAACTTGTAGCATATGGCTTTGCATCATATCATTTATTGCGCCACAAGAATCGTAGAATTTTCCACGATTTTCTATACCGAGTTTTTCATTTATAATTATTTGGATCGAATCTATATTTTTATTATTCCATAACGGTTCAAATACGCGATTGGTAAATCTGACTAAAGATATGTTTCCAACTAATTCTTTGCCTAGGTAGTGATCTATTCGAAAAACTTGATCTTTTTTGAAGGTTTTCAAAATTGTTTTATTAATTTTTTTTGCAGATTCTAAGTCATAGCCAAATGGTTTTTCGTAAACTACCCGCGTCCAACCTTTGCAAGAATCGTTTTTTTTGGGTTTTATGATGCAACACTTTGATAAATTTTGAGTTATTATTTCAAAATGTTCGGGCATAGTTGCAAGATAAAAAAGTCTGTTTTGTGGTAATTTGTGTTTATTTTCTACCTTTTCAATAAGTTCTTTAAGGTGTGAAAATTCTTGTTCATTGTAAAAATTTACCGATTTGTAATAAAAAACCGATTTTAGCTTATTCCAGCAGTCTTTATCGATATTTTTAATGAACTTTTCAGCTTGTGCAAGAATCTCTTCTGAAGTTGTTTGCGAAAGTGCAGCGCCAACGATCGCAAAATTATCTATTTTTTTGTTCTTTATCAGGTTGTAGATAGCCGGAATCAGCTTTCTCTTGGTAAGATCACCTGTTGCTCCAAGTATTATAAATATGCAAGAATTCATGAAGGTCCTTTAAATTTTATTTGTAAATTTTTAGGCGTAAATTTTTTATTTTTATGTATAGCTTTTATATTTCAATTAATTAAGCAATTAATAATTTGCTTGAACTTTAAATTTATTTTACCTTATTTTTATATTTGATTTTGCAAATAAATAGCTTATAAAGCTAAATTATGAAATTAATTTTTGTAGGTAAAATTTTAGTATATCGTTCACTTTTAAAATATAAAGAAGAAAACTATGTTGGAAGTTAAATTTTCTGGAATAAAAAGAATGGAATTGTTAGCTCAACAAACACCAGGAGTGTTATCTTTATCTCAAGGTAGTTTGAAAGTTGGGGGAATTCCTACTGATATCAAGACTCATACACAATCTCTTTTGAATTCAGACAAAACTGACTATTACGTAAGCACTTATGGTATTACTCCACTTAGAGAGAAAATAGCAGAAGTTCTTTCCTTGCAGCACAATGTGAATATTTCTATGGATCAGATTTTGGTTTCTCATGGAAGTAGTTCTGCCGTCGCAGCTTTGATGCTTATGCTTCTTAACGCAGATGATGAAGTTTTACTTCCTGAACCAACATATCCAGCATATGCAAATTTAGCTCGCGTTTCTAAAGCAAATCCCAAATTTGTTTCTTGCTTTCTCAAAGAATCAACATCTTTTGGTGAAGTAAAGTGGGAATTTGATGTTGAAAAATTTAAGTCAGCAGTAACACCAAAGACAAAAATGGTTGTTATTGCAAATCCTTGCAACCCAACAGGAATTATTTTGCCCGAGAAAGTTGTTAAGGAATTAGTAAATTTTTGCGAAAGCCGCGGAATTTACCTCTTAATTGATGAAGTTTATGATGATTTCATTTTTGAAAACGAACCTTTTTATTCCGTAACACCTTTTGTTGCAGATCATTCATTTATCATTCGAACTGGTTCATTCTCCAAAAATTTTGCTTTAAGCGGTTGGAGAGTCGGGTATATGGTTGTTCCTAAACATCTTCTTAATGCAGCTTGCGCTATTCAAGATTCTCTTTTGGTTTGCGCATCATCTATCGCACAATATGCAGCTTTGTATGCGATGAATCACCCAGAACTTACAAAACCAATGCAAGAAATAGTTTATAACAATTTACTTTATGCAAATGCAGTTTTGAAACCTCTTGTTGATAAAGGTTTGGTAGCTTATCAATCTCCAAAATCGGCATATTATATTTTTCTTAAAACTAAAGAAGAAGAAACTACCAATTTATGTTTAGATATTTTGCAAAAAGCTAAAGTAACCGTTGTCCCTGGAAGTGTTTTCGGGCCTACAGGTTCACCTTTTATTCGAATTTGCTATGCAAGAGAGCCTCACATTTTACGAGAAGCGATGGACCGATTTGTAAATTATTTTGGAATATAAAATGTTTAAGCAAAAACATGTCCATTTCATAGGAATTGGCGGAATAGGAATGAGTGGAATTGCAGAAATTTTAAACCTGCAAGGATACAAAGTTTCTGGATGTGATTTATCGTCAAAAGATTCTAAGGTTTTGGACCATTTAAAATATTTGGGATGCGAAGTTTTTGATCAGCACTCAGCGGATCATTTGCAAGATGTCGATGTTGTTGTTTACTCATCTGCTGTTCGCAAAGATAATCCTGAAATAGTTGGCGCCATAGAGCAGGGTATTCCTGTAATACCACGAGCTCTTATGCTTGCAGAGCTTATGCGTGCTAAAAATGGAATTACGATTTCCGGAGCGCATGGTAAAACAACTACAACATCTTTGATTTCTCACATCTTGATCGAAGTTGGCCAATCTCCAACGGTGGTTGTAGGTGGAATTCTTAAAAATATTTCTAACAATGCGTTGATTGGAAAAAGTAATTTACTGATTGCAGAAGCAGATGAAAGCGATCGGTCTTTTTTGTATCTTAATCCAACCTATGCGATAGTAACAAACATTGATGCTGAACATCTTGATACTTATAAAGATTTGGACGATATTAAAAATACATTTAAAAGTTTCCTTTCAAAATTACCTTTTTATGGTCGTGCGATAGTTTGTATTGATGATGCTTCTGTTCGTTCAATTTTACCACTTAATCACGTTCCAACAATCAAATATGGTTTGTCCACGGATGCGGATGTTATGGGTGAAATTTTAGAAATTGCACCAAATTATTCACGCTTCAATGTTTATTTGCAAAATCCATCAAAACTTCGACACCATTCTTTTAATGTAGAAGGTAATCAGTCCATCAAGCTTGGCGAGGTTTTATTAAATATTCCTGGTAAATATAATGTTTTAAACGCGCTTGCAGCTATTTCACTTTGTTTAGAATTTAAAATTCCTTTTGAGCAGATTGAAAAATCTATCGAAAGTTTTAAGGGAGTTGAAAGACGTTTTGAATTTAAAGGAACATTTAACGGTGCAGAGCTTTACGATGACTACGGACATCATCCTACAGAGATTAAGAATGCTCTTACCGTTGCAAGACTTAAGAAAAAAAATAAACTTGTAGCAATTTTCCAGCCACATCGTTTTAGTCGAACATTTAAACTGTGGGATGATTTTGTAGAGACATTTTCAGGTAGCGGAATCGATGTTTTGTACATAACAGATATATATCCAGCAAGCGAAGATCCTATAGACGGAGTAACTAGCGAACGTTTAGCCAAAGCAATAGCTCAAAAAGATCCGCTAATCAAAATCATTTATTTTCCAACATATGATGAAATTGAAGCAGATGTTAGAAATGTTTTGCAACCCGATGATTTGCTTTTGACCATTGGCGCAGGAAAAGTTAATAAGATTGCAGAACATTTAGCTAAGAGTTAAAATATATTCTGATTTTAGCTAATAAAAACGACTTTAATATAGTTTATAAAGAAAGGCATTTTGTGAAAAAAATAATTATTTTAGTGGTAACATTATTTATTGCAAGCGGAAATTTTGTTAATGCGGGAAGATCTGCGAATGAGCAAGAAAGGCTCGAAGTGATTGAGTTTAGGAAAGTTTTCCATTTTACAGGCGAAAGTTTCAACAGCCATTTTGTATTAAAAATTTGTGAAAAATTTGATTTAAAAAATTTTTCACAAGAGTTGGAACATTACGATATGAATAATATTGAATCACTTGCTCATATATCTAGTGAGTTAACCCGGCTTGATGAAGAGATGTGCGAATCTTTAGCAGACATGCTGAATATTACAGAAGAAAAAGGTCGCAAGTGGTTTGCTTCACATTGGGCT
This genomic stretch from Candidatus Dependentiae bacterium harbors:
- the zwf gene encoding glucose-6-phosphate dehydrogenase — encoded protein: MNSCIFIILGATGDLTKRKLIPAIYNLIKNKKIDNFAIVGAALSQTTSEEILAQAEKFIKNIDKDCWNKLKSVFYYKSVNFYNEQEFSHLKELIEKVENKHKLPQNRLFYLATMPEHFEIITQNLSKCCIIKPKKNDSCKGWTRVVYEKPFGYDLESAKKINKTILKTFKKDQVFRIDHYLGKELVGNISLVRFTNRVFEPLWNNKNIDSIQIIINEKLGIENRGKFYDSCGAINDMMQSHMLQVLSLIAMETPKQLSGKFIHNAKIKVLKKIKPYSTILGQYLGYRSEDGVNPDSATETFAAIALHINNKRWKNVPFYLKTGKFLSNKESAIHIRFKMVKCLLSKCCPSDSNYLTIKIQPDAGFFLELNSKVPGTNEVIPVKMDFCHECLFGPNSFQAYEILLSDVMSGDQSFFLQEDEIEESWRIVQEIKKLSEKLYFYEKESSGPKEIEKLEPNKIVRWRS
- a CDS encoding UDP-N-acetylmuramate--L-alanine ligase; protein product: MFKQKHVHFIGIGGIGMSGIAEILNLQGYKVSGCDLSSKDSKVLDHLKYLGCEVFDQHSADHLQDVDVVVYSSAVRKDNPEIVGAIEQGIPVIPRALMLAELMRAKNGITISGAHGKTTTTSLISHILIEVGQSPTVVVGGILKNISNNALIGKSNLLIAEADESDRSFLYLNPTYAIVTNIDAEHLDTYKDLDDIKNTFKSFLSKLPFYGRAIVCIDDASVRSILPLNHVPTIKYGLSTDADVMGEILEIAPNYSRFNVYLQNPSKLRHHSFNVEGNQSIKLGEVLLNIPGKYNVLNALAAISLCLEFKIPFEQIEKSIESFKGVERRFEFKGTFNGAELYDDYGHHPTEIKNALTVARLKKKNKLVAIFQPHRFSRTFKLWDDFVETFSGSGIDVLYITDIYPASEDPIDGVTSERLAKAIAQKDPLIKIIYFPTYDEIEADVRNVLQPDDLLLTIGAGKVNKIAEHLAKS
- the gnd gene encoding decarboxylating 6-phosphogluconate dehydrogenase, translating into MKIGLIGLGRMGSAIAYRLQKANINILAFDPSENAKNIAAELKIEFSSKIEAISQKVDIIWLMVPAGKIVDETIEKLLPHLKKDSIIIDGGNSNFEDSIRRYNFLKKHQINFVDCGTSGGLHGRENGFSLMVGGDQNIFEKLKPIFQAITAKNGYEHIGPAGAGHYVKMVHNGIEYALLQAYGEGFNLLKNGHYKNLDLEKIASVWNHGSIIRSWILNLSVEIFKEDQELKNISGEIGENLTGRWTEQEAEKQNIPLDLIKKSLDIREWSRKSGGNYATKVVAMLRNKFGGHEVKKQDK